The following proteins are co-located in the Pseudomonas synxantha genome:
- a CDS encoding heavy-metal-associated domain-containing protein yields MQIFNVEGMTCGHCVRSVTQAVQSQDPAASVEVDLGAKEVRVASSLPSDKVIQLITEEGYTAKLA; encoded by the coding sequence ATGCAAATATTCAATGTTGAAGGAATGACCTGCGGCCATTGCGTTCGATCGGTGACCCAGGCGGTACAGAGCCAGGACCCGGCAGCGAGTGTCGAAGTTGACTTGGGCGCCAAAGAAGTGCGCGTGGCAAGCAGTTTGCCCTCGGATAAGGTCATCCAACTGATCACCGAAGAGGGCTACACCGCCAAGCTGGCGTGA
- a CDS encoding MFS transporter produces the protein MGIQGYSAAERLERLPISGYHRIIFIIIALAFFFDSMDLAMMTFLLGSIKTEFGLSTAQAGLLASSSFFGMVVGASLSGMLADRFGRKPVFQWSIVLWGVASYLCSTAQTVEMLTLFRILLGIGMGMEFPIAQSMLSELIPAKGRGRYIALMDGFWPLGFVAAGVLSYFLLPVIGWRDIFLVLAVPAVFVLAIRFFIPESPRWLEQAGKHDAADKVLLGIEQKVRESLGQADLPEPVALPRVETVPGTFFSAFQQLWSAQYRQRTMMIWSVWFFALLGFYGLTSWLSALLQQSGFAVTQSVYYTVIISLGGIPGFLMAAWLVERWGRKPVCVVTLLGGGVMAFLYGQSAVFGGNVGLLITSGLLMQFFLFGMWAVLYTYTPELYPTSARATGSGFASAVGRVGSLLGPLVTGLVFPITGQGGVFALGALCFAVAALVVWVFGMETKGKTLEELTQV, from the coding sequence ATGGGTATACAGGGCTATAGCGCAGCGGAACGGTTGGAGCGGCTGCCGATCAGTGGTTACCATCGAATCATTTTCATCATCATCGCCTTGGCGTTTTTCTTCGACTCCATGGACTTGGCGATGATGACCTTCCTGTTGGGCTCGATCAAAACCGAGTTTGGCCTGAGCACCGCCCAGGCCGGATTACTGGCCAGTTCGAGCTTTTTCGGCATGGTAGTCGGCGCTTCGCTGTCCGGCATGCTTGCCGATCGCTTCGGGCGCAAGCCGGTGTTCCAGTGGAGCATCGTGTTGTGGGGCGTCGCCAGTTACTTGTGTTCCACGGCGCAGACGGTGGAGATGCTGACGTTGTTTCGTATTCTGCTGGGCATTGGCATGGGCATGGAGTTTCCCATCGCTCAGTCGATGCTGTCGGAGCTGATTCCGGCCAAGGGGCGCGGGCGCTATATCGCGTTGATGGATGGTTTCTGGCCGTTGGGTTTTGTGGCCGCAGGCGTGCTGTCTTACTTCCTGTTACCGGTGATTGGCTGGCGCGACATCTTCCTGGTGTTGGCGGTGCCGGCGGTGTTTGTGTTGGCCATCCGGTTCTTTATCCCGGAATCACCGCGCTGGCTGGAACAGGCCGGAAAGCATGACGCGGCGGACAAGGTGTTGCTGGGCATTGAGCAGAAGGTACGCGAGTCCCTGGGCCAAGCTGATTTACCCGAGCCGGTTGCCCTGCCACGGGTCGAGACTGTGCCGGGGACTTTCTTCTCCGCGTTCCAGCAGCTGTGGTCGGCGCAGTACCGCCAACGCACAATGATGATCTGGAGTGTGTGGTTTTTTGCCTTGCTCGGCTTTTACGGGCTGACATCGTGGTTGAGTGCGTTGTTGCAGCAATCGGGTTTTGCCGTGACCCAGTCGGTGTATTACACCGTGATCATTTCCCTGGGCGGGATCCCGGGCTTCCTGATGGCGGCGTGGCTGGTTGAACGCTGGGGGCGTAAGCCGGTGTGCGTTGTGACGCTGCTGGGCGGCGGGGTGATGGCGTTTTTGTATGGGCAAAGTGCGGTGTTTGGCGGCAACGTCGGCCTGCTGATTACTTCGGGGCTGCTGATGCAGTTCTTCCTGTTTGGCATGTGGGCCGTGCTGTACACCTACACGCCGGAGTTGTATCCCACTTCGGCGCGGGCGACAGGCTCTGGGTTTGCTTCGGCGGTTGGCCGGGTTGGCTCATTGCTGGGGCCGTTGGTGACCGGGCTGGTATTCCCGATAACAGGGCAGGGCGGGGTGTTTGCCCTGGGCGCGCTGTGCTTTGCAGTCGCGGCGCTGGTGGTGTGGGTGTTTGGGATGGAGACGAAGGGCAAGACGTTGGAAGAGCTCACCCAAGTCTAA
- the cueR gene encoding Cu(I)-responsive transcriptional regulator: protein MNIGQAARNSGLSAKMIRYYESIGLLKTPHRTDSGYRVYGHDDLHTLTFIKRSRDLGFSLEEVGKLLTLWEDRQRASADVKALARQHIDELNHKIRELGQLRDTLQDLMEHCQGDHRPDCPILKELAAGNCCA, encoded by the coding sequence ATGAACATCGGCCAAGCCGCCCGCAACAGCGGGCTGAGCGCAAAGATGATTCGCTACTACGAATCCATCGGCCTGCTGAAAACGCCCCATCGCACTGACAGCGGCTATCGCGTGTATGGCCATGACGACCTGCACACCCTGACGTTTATCAAGCGCTCGCGGGACCTGGGATTTTCACTGGAAGAAGTCGGCAAGCTGCTGACCCTGTGGGAAGACCGCCAACGCGCCAGCGCCGACGTAAAAGCCTTGGCGCGCCAGCACATCGACGAGCTGAATCACAAGATTCGCGAATTGGGGCAACTGCGCGATACCTTGCAGGACCTGATGGAGCACTGCCAGGGCGATCATCGACCGGACTGCCCGATTCTCAAGGAGTTGGCAGCGGGGAACTGCTGCGCCTGA
- a CDS encoding acetyl-CoA C-acetyltransferase, with protein MTQLRRVAIIGGNRIPFARSNGPYATTSNQAMLTAALEGLIERYNLHGLRMGEVAAGAVLKHSRDFNLTRECVLGSRLSPQTPAYDIQQACGTGLEAALLVANKIALGQIECGIAGGVDTTSDAPIGVNEGLRKLLLQANRGKSMGDKLKTLLQLRPQHLKPELPRNGEPRTGLSMGQHCELMAQTWQIPRAEQDQLALESHQKMAASYAEGWHNDLLTPFLGLTRDNNLRPDLTLEKLASLKPAFERSAKGTLTAGNSTPLTDGASLVLLGSEAWAKERGLPILAYLRDGEAAAVDFVNGAEGLLMAPVYAVPRLLARNGLTLQDFDYYEIHEAFAAQVLCTLKAWEDADYCKTRLGLDAPLGSIDRSRLNVKGSSLAAGHPFAATGGRIVANLAKLLDAAGKGRGLISICAAGGQGVTAIIER; from the coding sequence ATGACTCAATTGCGCCGTGTAGCGATCATTGGCGGTAATCGCATTCCTTTCGCCCGTTCCAATGGCCCTTACGCCACGACGAGCAACCAGGCGATGCTGACCGCCGCGCTGGAGGGCCTGATCGAGCGCTATAACCTGCACGGCCTGCGCATGGGCGAGGTAGCCGCCGGCGCGGTACTCAAGCACTCCCGGGACTTCAACCTGACCCGCGAATGCGTGCTCGGCTCGCGCCTGTCGCCGCAAACCCCTGCATACGATATCCAGCAAGCCTGCGGCACCGGGTTGGAGGCGGCGTTGCTGGTGGCCAATAAAATTGCTCTGGGCCAGATCGAATGTGGGATTGCCGGCGGCGTAGACACCACGTCCGATGCACCGATCGGGGTGAACGAAGGCTTGCGCAAGCTTTTGCTGCAAGCCAATCGCGGTAAATCCATGGGGGATAAACTAAAAACCTTGTTACAACTTCGTCCCCAACATCTCAAGCCGGAACTGCCGCGCAATGGCGAACCACGCACCGGCTTGTCCATGGGCCAGCATTGCGAACTGATGGCGCAGACCTGGCAGATTCCCCGCGCCGAACAGGACCAGCTTGCGCTTGAGAGTCATCAGAAAATGGCCGCGTCCTACGCCGAAGGCTGGCACAACGACTTGCTCACGCCCTTTCTTGGCCTGACCCGCGACAACAACCTGCGGCCCGACCTGACCCTGGAAAAACTCGCCAGCCTCAAGCCGGCCTTCGAGCGCAGCGCAAAGGGCACGCTCACCGCCGGCAACTCCACGCCGCTCACCGATGGCGCCTCCCTGGTGCTGCTGGGCAGTGAAGCCTGGGCCAAGGAGCGTGGCCTGCCGATCCTGGCGTACCTGCGCGATGGCGAAGCGGCTGCGGTGGATTTCGTCAACGGTGCCGAGGGCCTGTTGATGGCGCCGGTGTATGCGGTGCCGCGCTTGCTGGCCCGCAACGGCTTGACCCTGCAGGACTTTGATTACTATGAGATTCACGAAGCCTTCGCCGCCCAGGTGTTGTGCACGCTCAAGGCGTGGGAAGATGCGGACTATTGCAAGACCCGCCTGGGTCTGGATGCGCCCCTGGGGTCCATCGACCGCAGTCGACTCAACGTCAAGGGCAGTTCCCTGGCGGCGGGCCATCCGTTTGCCGCCACCGGCGGGCGCATCGTCGCCAACCTCGCCAAACTGTTGGATGCGGCGGGCAAAGGTCGCGGGCTGATTTCGATCTGTGCTGCTGGCGGCCAAGGGGTGACGGCGATTATCGAACGCTGA
- a CDS encoding ArsR/SmtB family transcription factor produces MEAAPCISQIASLLAEPKRTAILWALMDGSAKSSEELATLAGLSPASANAHLARLTGSGLLRTEARRGKRLFRVAAADVSVAIDALASTTMASAARSTPNTLPPALMAPPLLRRARLCHGHLGGELAAGLYQRMLEAGWVERHEQRTEVTVKGAQYLAGLGIFTQALAAPLVCDCFDWSQQQPHLGGALGAGLLQLFLQSGWISVVNESRALQVSAIGLAEINRLAAV; encoded by the coding sequence ATGGAAGCAGCACCTTGCATCAGTCAGATCGCCAGCTTGCTCGCCGAGCCCAAACGCACGGCCATACTCTGGGCCTTGATGGACGGCTCGGCGAAGTCTTCAGAAGAGCTGGCGACCCTGGCCGGACTGTCGCCGGCATCGGCCAATGCGCATTTGGCGCGTCTGACCGGCAGCGGCCTGCTGCGAACCGAGGCTCGACGGGGCAAGCGGTTGTTTCGCGTGGCGGCTGCGGATGTCAGTGTCGCTATTGATGCGCTGGCCAGTACCACCATGGCCAGCGCGGCGCGCAGCACGCCGAATACCTTGCCGCCGGCGCTTATGGCGCCACCGCTGCTGCGGCGTGCCCGCCTGTGCCACGGCCATCTCGGCGGCGAGCTGGCGGCTGGGCTGTACCAGCGGATGTTGGAGGCAGGCTGGGTAGAACGCCATGAGCAGCGTACCGAGGTCACGGTAAAGGGCGCGCAGTATTTGGCAGGCCTGGGTATTTTTACCCAGGCCCTGGCGGCGCCGCTGGTCTGCGATTGCTTCGACTGGAGCCAGCAGCAGCCGCATCTGGGCGGGGCGTTGGGAGCGGGGTTGTTGCAGCTGTTCCTGCAGTCGGGCTGGATCAGTGTGGTCAACGAGTCGCGGGCCTTGCAGGTTTCCGCTATCGGGCTCGCGGAAATCAACCGGCTGGCGGCAGTGTAG
- a CDS encoding heavy metal translocating P-type ATPase, with protein MNGSTTFDLPIGGMTCASCAGRVERALGKVPGVQRVSVNLANERAHIEVLGQMDASVLIAAVDKAGYTATLPQSETATEADQARRLRRERWALVAGIILALPLVLPMLVEPFGLHWMLPAWIQFALATPVQFILGARFYVAAWKAVRAGAGNMDLLVAIGTSAGYGLSIYEWLTAAPGVTPHLYFEASAVVIALVLLGKYLESRAKRQTASAIRALEALRPERAIRVQDGREEDVAINALKHGDLVLVKPGERFPVDGEVVEGQSHADEALISGESLPVPKQPGDPVTGGAINGEGRLLVRTLALGAESVLARIIRLVEDAQAAKAPIQKLVDKVSQVFVPAVLVLALITVVGWWWYGASLETAIINAVAVLVIACPCALGLATPTAIMAGTGVAARHGILIKDAEALERAHAVSAVVFDKTGTLTSGAPKIAHLAAVDGNEALLLQQAGALQRGSEHPLAKAVLDACQEKGLDVADVSASQSLTGRGIAGTLDGRPLALGNRRLLEETGLEAGELAQRAKDWEAEGRTLSWLIEQGTQPRVLGLFAFGDTLKPGALEAVQQLKAQHISSHLITGDNHGSARVVAEALGIDDVHAEVLPAYKAAAVAELKKTGVVAMVGDGINDAPALAAADIGIAMGGGTDVAMHAAGITLMRGDPRLVPAALEISRKTYAKIRQNLFWAFVYNLIGIPLAAFGLLNPVLAGAAMALSSVSVVSNALLLKTWKPKDLEDQRP; from the coding sequence ATGAATGGATCCACCACATTTGACCTGCCCATCGGCGGCATGACCTGCGCCAGCTGCGCCGGCCGCGTCGAACGCGCGCTGGGCAAGGTGCCGGGGGTACAGCGTGTCAGCGTCAACCTGGCCAACGAACGCGCCCATATCGAAGTGCTCGGCCAGATGGACGCCAGCGTACTGATTGCCGCAGTCGACAAGGCTGGCTACACCGCCACCCTGCCCCAAAGCGAAACCGCCACCGAGGCCGACCAGGCCCGACGCCTGCGCCGCGAGCGTTGGGCGCTGGTAGCGGGGATTATTTTGGCGTTGCCGCTGGTGCTGCCAATGCTGGTGGAACCCTTCGGCCTGCACTGGATGCTCCCCGCCTGGATACAGTTTGCCCTGGCCACGCCGGTGCAATTCATCCTCGGTGCGCGCTTCTATGTTGCCGCATGGAAAGCCGTACGCGCCGGCGCTGGCAATATGGACCTGCTGGTGGCTATCGGCACCAGCGCCGGCTACGGCCTGAGCATCTATGAATGGCTCACCGCCGCCCCAGGCGTGACGCCACACCTGTACTTCGAAGCCTCAGCGGTAGTCATCGCCCTGGTGCTGCTGGGCAAATACCTGGAAAGCCGCGCCAAACGCCAGACCGCCAGCGCGATCCGCGCCCTGGAAGCCTTGCGTCCGGAACGGGCGATCCGCGTGCAAGATGGCCGCGAAGAAGACGTCGCGATCAATGCGTTGAAGCACGGTGACCTGGTGCTGGTCAAACCCGGCGAACGCTTCCCGGTGGACGGTGAAGTGGTGGAGGGCCAAAGCCATGCCGATGAGGCGCTGATCAGCGGTGAAAGCCTGCCGGTGCCTAAACAGCCAGGCGACCCGGTCACCGGTGGCGCCATCAACGGTGAAGGCCGTTTATTGGTGCGCACCCTGGCCCTGGGGGCCGAGAGCGTGCTGGCGCGCATCATCCGCCTGGTCGAAGACGCTCAGGCCGCCAAGGCGCCGATCCAGAAACTGGTAGATAAAGTCAGCCAGGTGTTTGTACCGGCGGTATTGGTCTTGGCGTTGATCACGGTGGTGGGCTGGTGGTGGTACGGGGCATCCCTGGAAACCGCAATCATCAATGCGGTTGCCGTGCTGGTGATCGCTTGCCCTTGCGCCCTGGGCCTGGCCACACCAACCGCAATCATGGCCGGCACCGGCGTTGCCGCGCGCCACGGCATTCTGATCAAGGATGCCGAAGCATTGGAGCGCGCCCATGCGGTCAGCGCCGTGGTGTTCGACAAGACCGGCACCCTCACCTCCGGCGCGCCGAAAATTGCGCACCTGGCGGCCGTGGATGGTAACGAAGCACTCTTGTTGCAACAGGCCGGCGCGTTGCAACGCGGCAGTGAACACCCATTGGCCAAGGCCGTGCTGGATGCGTGCCAGGAGAAAGGTCTGGACGTGGCCGACGTGAGCGCCAGCCAGTCCCTGACCGGACGCGGCATTGCCGGCACGCTGGACGGTCGGCCACTGGCGCTGGGTAATCGACGCTTGCTGGAAGAGACGGGCTTGGAGGCGGGCGAATTGGCTCAGCGCGCCAAGGATTGGGAAGCCGAAGGCCGCACCTTGTCCTGGCTGATCGAGCAAGGCACGCAGCCCCGCGTATTGGGCTTGTTCGCGTTTGGCGACACCCTCAAGCCCGGCGCGCTGGAAGCCGTGCAACAGCTCAAAGCACAACACATCAGCAGCCACCTGATTACCGGCGATAACCACGGCAGTGCCCGGGTCGTTGCAGAGGCCTTGGGTATCGACGATGTGCACGCAGAGGTACTGCCCGCCTACAAGGCGGCTGCCGTTGCCGAACTGAAAAAAACCGGCGTGGTGGCGATGGTCGGCGACGGTATCAACGACGCCCCGGCCCTGGCCGCGGCCGATATCGGCATCGCCATGGGTGGCGGTACCGACGTGGCCATGCATGCGGCCGGCATCACCCTGATGCGGGGCGACCCACGCCTGGTGCCGGCGGCCCTGGAGATCAGCCGCAAGACCTACGCGAAAATTCGCCAGAACTTGTTCTGGGCCTTTGTGTATAACTTGATCGGCATTCCCCTGGCCGCCTTCGGCCTGCTCAACCCGGTGCTGGCCGGAGCGGCGATGGCCTTGTCCAGCGTCAGCGTGGTGAGTAATGCACTGTTGTTGAAAACCTGGAAACCCAAGGACTTGGAGGATCAACGCCCATGA
- a CDS encoding LysR family transcriptional regulator gives MLRFDDLQLFVRAADLGSLSAAARGMDLSPAVASAALKRIEQQLGARLLARSTRSLRLTAEGEGFLEYARTALSALDEGRRLLASGQDHVSGVLQLSAPSDFGRNQLLPWLDEFQQEHPQLNVRLLLGDRIADLFRQPVDIALRYGEPEDSSLIALPIAPDNIRVLCAAPSYLARHGEPRHLEQLAQHNCLLYMLGTRVHDHWGFHDGKRQVSLTVSGDRFSDDADVVRRWAVAGMGIAYKSWLDVSADVLAGRLRLILPELQGERTPLNLLCAHRAQLSKPINLLREMLVARCATLTAQRPGRMAARQ, from the coding sequence ATGCTGCGTTTTGATGATTTGCAGTTGTTCGTGCGGGCGGCGGACCTGGGCAGCCTGTCTGCAGCAGCGCGGGGCATGGACCTGTCGCCAGCGGTAGCCAGTGCCGCCTTGAAGCGTATCGAGCAGCAACTGGGCGCACGCTTGCTGGCGCGCTCCACTCGCAGCTTGCGCCTGACCGCCGAGGGTGAAGGTTTCCTGGAGTATGCCCGTACCGCGCTGAGCGCTCTGGATGAAGGGCGGCGTCTGTTGGCCAGCGGCCAGGATCATGTCAGTGGTGTGTTGCAACTGTCGGCTCCTTCGGATTTCGGGCGAAACCAGTTGCTGCCATGGTTGGATGAATTCCAGCAGGAACACCCGCAGTTAAACGTACGATTGTTGCTCGGCGATCGCATTGCCGACCTGTTCCGCCAGCCGGTGGACATCGCCTTGCGCTATGGCGAACCCGAAGACTCCAGCCTGATTGCGCTGCCCATCGCCCCGGACAATATCCGAGTGCTGTGTGCCGCCCCCAGTTACCTCGCCCGCCATGGCGAGCCGCGCCATCTGGAACAACTGGCCCAGCACAATTGCCTGCTATACATGCTCGGTACCCGCGTGCATGACCACTGGGGGTTTCATGACGGCAAACGCCAAGTGAGCTTGACGGTCAGTGGTGATCGGTTCAGTGATGATGCCGACGTCGTCCGCCGCTGGGCGGTGGCGGGGATGGGGATTGCCTATAAGTCCTGGCTGGATGTAAGCGCCGACGTGCTGGCGGGGCGCTTGCGCTTGATCCTGCCGGAGCTGCAGGGCGAGCGCACGCCGCTCAACTTGCTGTGTGCCCACCGTGCGCAATTGAGCAAACCGATCAATCTGCTGCGGGAGATGCTCGTGGCACGTTGTGCGACATTGACCGCGCAGCGACCGGGGCGAATGGCTGCTCGGCAATAG
- a CDS encoding putative quinol monooxygenase, with the protein MSTAFNVIATLIAKPGQQATLELLLRGLLEPTRLEAGCEQYDLHQDLQHPETFYMLERWSDEAALADHDQSAHIQSFRATAADVLEHFDLKRLKFLA; encoded by the coding sequence ATGTCCACCGCCTTTAACGTCATCGCCACGCTGATCGCCAAACCCGGCCAACAAGCCACCCTGGAACTCTTGCTGCGCGGCTTGCTGGAACCGACTCGCCTGGAAGCCGGCTGCGAGCAGTACGACCTGCACCAGGACCTGCAACACCCCGAGACCTTCTACATGCTCGAACGTTGGAGCGATGAGGCAGCACTGGCCGACCATGACCAGAGCGCGCATATCCAGAGCTTTCGCGCCACAGCCGCTGACGTGCTCGAACATTTCGACCTCAAGCGCCTGAAATTTCTCGCCTGA
- a CDS encoding PA4780 family RIO1-like protein kinase, translating into MKTPKRIEPLIEDGLVDEVLRPLMSGKEAAVYVVRCGNELRCAKVYKEANKRSFRQAAEYQEGRKVRNSRQARAMAKGSKFGKKETEDAWQNAEVAALFRLAGAGVRVPKPYDFLEGVLLMELVADEYGDAAPRLNDVVLEPDQAREYHAFLISQIVLMLCTGLVHGDLSEFNVLLTPTGPVIIDLPQAVDAAGNNHAFNMLERDVGNMASYFGRFAPELKKTKYAKEMWALYEAGTLHPASVLTGEFDEPEELADVGGVIREIEAARLDEERRQAIRAADDAPPSKVPDEPPPPPWMQ; encoded by the coding sequence ATGAAGACTCCTAAACGCATTGAACCCCTGATCGAAGACGGTCTGGTCGACGAAGTGCTGCGCCCACTCATGAGTGGTAAAGAAGCAGCTGTTTATGTGGTGCGCTGCGGCAACGAATTGCGTTGCGCCAAGGTTTACAAGGAGGCGAACAAACGAAGTTTTCGTCAGGCGGCCGAATACCAGGAAGGCCGTAAGGTTCGTAACAGCCGCCAGGCCCGGGCCATGGCCAAGGGCTCCAAGTTCGGCAAGAAAGAAACCGAGGACGCCTGGCAGAACGCCGAAGTTGCGGCGCTGTTCCGCCTGGCCGGTGCCGGCGTTCGCGTGCCCAAGCCGTATGACTTTCTTGAAGGCGTGCTGCTGATGGAGCTGGTGGCCGACGAGTACGGCGATGCGGCGCCGCGCCTGAACGACGTGGTGCTGGAGCCTGATCAGGCGCGTGAATACCACGCCTTCCTGATCTCCCAGATCGTGCTGATGCTATGCACCGGCCTGGTGCACGGCGACCTTTCTGAGTTCAACGTACTGCTCACGCCAACGGGCCCGGTGATCATCGACCTGCCCCAGGCGGTGGATGCGGCGGGCAACAACCATGCATTCAACATGTTGGAGCGCGACGTTGGCAACATGGCTTCCTACTTCGGGCGCTTTGCCCCGGAGTTGAAGAAGACCAAGTACGCCAAGGAAATGTGGGCGCTGTACGAAGCCGGCACCTTGCACCCGGCCAGTGTATTGACCGGTGAGTTCGACGAACCGGAAGAACTGGCGGATGTGGGCGGTGTGATCCGCGAGATCGAAGCGGCGCGGCTGGATGAAGAGCGTCGTCAGGCGATTCGTGCGGCGGATGATGCGCCACCGAGCAAAGTGCCGGACGAACCACCGCCGCCGCCTTGGATGCAGTGA
- a CDS encoding multidrug effflux MFS transporter: protein MNLRIILILGALSAFAPLAIDFYLPGFPAMATAFATDEKHIQLTLAVYFAGLAIGQLIYGPLADRFGRRIPLLSGVTLFTLASFACAYAPSLEWLIGARFVQALGGCAGMVISRAVVSDKCDAVGSAKVYSQLMLVTGLAPILAPLAGGLMVGVWGWQSIFLALSLFSVMAAIAVAVGLPETFPADQPRQPLSGSLRRYGSLLSDRVYLGYALTGGISIAGMFAYIAGSPFVFIKLYGVPAEHYGWLFGSNAAGFILVAQLNARLLAKRGPAFLLSRTVWVYVAAALTLLGIAALRTEALWPLLVPLFICIASLGCILPNTSACAMSGQGARAGSASALLGCIQFGVAAGAASLVGVLHDGTAMPMAVVISLCGVLAVTIAMSTQRLQRARAEQAQV, encoded by the coding sequence ATGAACCTTCGCATAATCCTGATTTTGGGCGCCTTGAGCGCCTTTGCGCCGTTGGCGATCGATTTTTACCTGCCGGGCTTTCCGGCGATGGCCACGGCCTTTGCCACCGATGAAAAACATATCCAGTTGACCCTGGCGGTGTATTTCGCCGGCCTGGCCATTGGCCAATTGATCTACGGCCCGCTGGCCGACCGTTTTGGCCGGCGTATACCGCTGCTCAGCGGCGTCACCCTGTTTACCCTCGCGTCCTTCGCCTGTGCCTACGCACCGTCCCTGGAATGGCTGATCGGTGCGCGCTTCGTGCAGGCCCTTGGCGGTTGCGCGGGCATGGTGATTTCCCGGGCGGTGGTCAGTGACAAGTGCGATGCGGTGGGCTCGGCCAAGGTGTATTCGCAATTGATGCTGGTCACCGGCCTGGCGCCGATCCTTGCACCTTTGGCGGGTGGGTTGATGGTCGGGGTGTGGGGCTGGCAATCGATCTTCCTGGCACTGTCGCTGTTCAGCGTAATGGCGGCAATTGCCGTGGCAGTCGGGTTGCCGGAAACTTTCCCGGCCGATCAGCCGCGCCAGCCGTTGTCTGGCTCGTTGCGCCGCTACGGCTCGCTGTTGTCGGACCGCGTATACCTCGGCTATGCCTTGACCGGCGGCATCTCGATTGCCGGGATGTTTGCCTACATCGCCGGCTCTCCCTTCGTATTTATCAAACTCTACGGCGTGCCTGCCGAGCATTACGGCTGGCTGTTCGGTTCCAACGCCGCCGGCTTTATCCTGGTGGCGCAGTTGAATGCGCGGTTGCTGGCCAAGCGCGGCCCGGCGTTTTTGCTGTCGCGCACGGTGTGGGTCTATGTGGCGGCCGCGTTGACGCTGCTGGGTATTGCCGCGCTGCGCACCGAGGCCTTGTGGCCTTTGCTGGTGCCACTGTTTATCTGTATCGCCAGCCTGGGCTGCATTTTGCCCAATACCTCGGCGTGCGCCATGAGCGGGCAGGGCGCCCGGGCCGGCAGTGCGTCGGCGTTGCTCGGTTGCATTCAGTTCGGTGTGGCGGCAGGGGCTGCGTCGTTGGTCGGCGTGCTGCACGACGGCACAGCGATGCCAATGGCTGTGGTCATCAGCTTGTGTGGTGTGCTGGCGGTGACGATTGCGATGTCGACCCAGCGCCTGCAACGGGCAAGGGCCGAACAGGCGCAGGTTTGA
- a CDS encoding zinc-binding alcohol dehydrogenase family protein, with amino-acid sequence MKAIAYYASLPIHDPKSLQDIELPEPVAGPRDLLVEVKAISVNPVDTKVRQNVAPENGAAKVLGWDVAGVVKAVGSAVTLFKAGDKVFYAGSLVRPGGNSELHTVDERIVGHMPKSLGFAEAAALPLTAITAWELLFERLQIIEGKEDQSQSLLIVGAAGGVGSILTQLANQLTALKVIGTASRPETQAWAKALGAHLVIDHSQPLSEALKQAGHPQVTHVASLTQTEHHLDQLVEALQPQGKLALIDDPKALDVSKLKRKSLSLHWEFMYTRSMFETPDMIEQHNLLNRVAELIDAGILETTVGEHFGVINAANLRRAHALLESGKAKGKIVLEGF; translated from the coding sequence ATGAAAGCCATTGCCTACTACGCCTCACTGCCGATCCACGACCCAAAATCCCTGCAAGACATCGAACTGCCGGAGCCCGTGGCCGGCCCGCGTGACCTGTTGGTGGAAGTCAAAGCCATCTCAGTCAACCCAGTGGACACCAAGGTGCGCCAGAACGTCGCTCCCGAAAACGGCGCCGCCAAGGTGCTGGGCTGGGATGTAGCCGGTGTGGTCAAGGCCGTTGGCAGCGCCGTGACGCTGTTCAAGGCTGGCGACAAGGTGTTCTACGCCGGTTCCCTGGTACGCCCAGGCGGCAACAGCGAACTGCACACGGTAGATGAGCGCATCGTCGGCCATATGCCCAAGAGCCTGGGGTTTGCCGAAGCCGCTGCACTGCCGTTGACCGCCATCACCGCCTGGGAGCTGCTGTTCGAACGCTTGCAGATAATTGAAGGCAAGGAAGATCAAAGCCAGAGCCTGCTGATCGTCGGCGCTGCCGGCGGCGTGGGATCGATCCTGACGCAACTGGCCAACCAGCTCACCGCGCTGAAAGTCATCGGCACCGCCTCGCGCCCCGAGACCCAGGCCTGGGCCAAGGCCTTGGGTGCCCACTTGGTGATCGACCACAGCCAGCCGCTGAGCGAAGCGCTGAAACAGGCCGGCCACCCGCAAGTGACCCACGTTGCCAGCCTGACCCAGACCGAACATCACCTCGATCAACTGGTGGAGGCGCTGCAACCCCAAGGCAAGCTGGCGCTGATCGATGACCCCAAGGCGCTGGATGTGAGCAAGCTCAAGCGCAAGAGCCTGTCGCTGCACTGGGAGTTCATGTACACCCGCTCGATGTTCGAAACGCCGGACATGATCGAGCAGCACAACTTGCTCAACCGCGTGGCCGAACTGATCGATGCCGGCATCCTGGAAACCACGGTGGGCGAGCACTTCGGTGTAATCAATGCGGCCAACCTGCGGCGTGCCCACGCGCTGCTGGAAAGCGGCAAGGCCAAAGGCAAGATCGTGCTGGAAGGGTTCTGA